One window of the Chryseobacterium camelliae genome contains the following:
- the fabG gene encoding 3-oxoacyl-[acyl-carrier-protein] reductase, with the protein MKLLEGKVALITGATRGIGKGIAEVFAQHGAKIAFTYAGSVDKAKELEAALSSVTQIKGYQSDASDYDAAQKLIDEVMAEFGQIDILINNAGITKDNLLLRMSKEDWDVIMRVNLDSVFNLTKAVIKPMMKAKSGSIINMTSVVGISGNAGQANYAASKAGVIGFTKSVALELGSRNIRCNAIAPGFIETEMTAALDEKTTQTWREGIPLKRGGKPEDVANACVFLGSDMSAYVTGQTLNVDGGMLT; encoded by the coding sequence ATGAAACTATTAGAAGGAAAGGTAGCACTGATTACGGGAGCTACACGGGGAATCGGAAAAGGAATTGCTGAAGTTTTTGCACAACACGGTGCCAAAATAGCCTTTACCTATGCAGGTTCCGTAGATAAAGCCAAAGAGTTGGAAGCCGCTTTAAGTTCTGTAACGCAGATTAAGGGATATCAGTCTGACGCATCGGATTATGATGCTGCCCAGAAATTAATTGATGAAGTGATGGCGGAATTCGGCCAGATCGACATCCTGATCAATAATGCAGGGATTACCAAAGACAACCTTTTGCTGAGAATGTCCAAAGAGGACTGGGATGTAATCATGAGAGTAAACCTGGATTCTGTATTCAACCTTACGAAAGCAGTTATTAAGCCGATGATGAAGGCCAAATCCGGATCTATTATCAATATGACTTCAGTAGTGGGGATCAGCGGAAATGCCGGTCAGGCCAACTACGCAGCATCCAAAGCCGGTGTTATAGGATTTACCAAATCCGTAGCGCTGGAATTAGGTTCCAGAAATATCCGCTGCAATGCTATTGCACCGGGATTTATTGAAACGGAAATGACTGCTGCCCTGGATGAAAAAACCACTCAGACGTGGAGGGAAGGTATTCCTCTGAAGAGAGGCGGGAAACCGGAAGATGTAGCCAATGCCTGCGTATTTTTAGGAAGTGACATGTCTGCTTATGTTACCGGACAAACCCTGAACGTGGACGGAGGGATGTTAACCTAA
- the rsmI gene encoding 16S rRNA (cytidine(1402)-2'-O)-methyltransferase has translation MSGILYFVPTPVGNLEDMTFRAVKVLKEVDYILCEDTRTSGILLKHFEISKPLKSYHLHNEHQATEKVIADLKSGQNIAIITDAGTPGISDPGYLLGKAGADHDIEMICLPGATALIPALVVSGLPNNEFLFAGFLPQKKGRQTKLKQLAEEKKTIVLYESPHKINTTLEQIKEFFGENTRASLSREISKKFEETKRGTITELIEFSKSKTLKGEIVLIVNNSI, from the coding sequence TTGAGCGGAATCCTATATTTTGTTCCCACACCGGTTGGGAACCTGGAAGATATGACCTTCAGGGCAGTGAAGGTGCTGAAAGAAGTAGATTACATCCTTTGTGAAGATACCCGGACATCCGGTATCCTCCTGAAGCATTTTGAAATTTCAAAACCCCTGAAATCCTATCATCTGCATAATGAACACCAGGCAACGGAAAAAGTGATTGCCGATCTTAAAAGCGGGCAGAATATCGCGATTATTACCGATGCCGGAACTCCCGGGATTTCAGATCCCGGATACCTGCTGGGAAAAGCAGGTGCAGACCATGACATCGAAATGATCTGCCTTCCCGGCGCTACTGCGCTGATACCTGCTTTGGTGGTTTCCGGGCTGCCGAATAATGAATTCCTGTTTGCAGGCTTCCTTCCCCAGAAAAAAGGACGGCAGACCAAGCTCAAGCAGCTGGCAGAAGAAAAGAAAACCATTGTGCTGTACGAAAGCCCCCATAAGATCAATACGACGCTGGAGCAGATCAAAGAATTTTTCGGAGAAAATACCAGGGCAAGCCTGAGCCGTGAGATTTCCAAAAAATTTGAGGAAACAAAGCGCGGAACCATTACTGAACTGATCGAGTTTTCAAAATCCAAAACACTTAAAGGTGAAATTGTGCTTATTGTAAACAATTCAATATAA
- a CDS encoding radical SAM protein, whose product MPVRNYTYYDYTISLCPECLKRVGAKIIIEEDSVFMTKRCPDHGFFKTKIASDVHYYKNIRNYNKASEMPLHFGTDVEYGCPYDCGLCVDHEQHSCLSIVEVTDRCNLTCPTCYAMSSPHYGSHRSLEEIEAMFDVIVKNEGEPDVVQISGGEPTIHPEFFRIMDIAKSKPIKHLMLNTNGIRIANDPGFAEKLAGYAPEFEIYLQFDSFKPEVLQDFRGKDLTDVRMRALEKLNALNLSTTLVVVLQKDKNIDEIGKIIEFALRQKCVRGITFQPVEIAGRNRADSPYEKITLTEVRQEILNQFPLLNSDDIIPVPCNPDALAMGYILKLEGETIPLTRYINPADLLNNETRNTIVYEQDTGLQMQLLDIFSTGISVDKVQPKVNQLLCCLPEVCAPDLDYDNLFRIIIMNFMDAHDFDVRAVKKSCVHIVNKDLKLIPFETMNLFYRDDKIKYLEELRKEDKVLF is encoded by the coding sequence ATGCCGGTAAGAAACTATACCTATTACGACTATACCATCAGCCTTTGCCCCGAATGCCTGAAAAGGGTAGGCGCCAAGATCATCATTGAGGAAGACAGCGTTTTTATGACGAAAAGATGTCCGGATCATGGCTTTTTCAAAACCAAAATTGCTTCAGATGTTCATTATTACAAGAATATCAGGAACTATAATAAAGCCTCGGAAATGCCGCTTCATTTCGGAACAGATGTAGAGTACGGATGCCCGTACGACTGCGGTCTCTGCGTAGACCACGAACAGCACAGCTGCCTGTCTATTGTTGAAGTAACGGACCGCTGCAACCTGACCTGTCCGACCTGTTATGCCATGTCATCCCCTCATTATGGCAGCCACCGCAGCCTGGAAGAGATTGAAGCCATGTTTGATGTGATCGTGAAGAATGAGGGCGAACCGGATGTTGTACAAATCAGCGGGGGAGAGCCTACGATCCATCCTGAATTTTTCAGGATCATGGATATAGCGAAATCCAAGCCCATCAAGCATCTGATGCTGAATACCAACGGAATCAGGATTGCCAACGACCCCGGTTTTGCAGAAAAACTGGCAGGGTATGCGCCGGAATTCGAGATTTACCTGCAGTTTGACTCCTTTAAACCTGAAGTATTGCAGGATTTCAGAGGAAAAGACCTTACGGATGTCAGGATGAGGGCTTTGGAAAAACTGAATGCCCTGAATCTTTCCACTACCTTGGTTGTTGTGCTTCAGAAAGATAAAAATATTGACGAGATCGGAAAGATCATTGAGTTTGCCCTCAGGCAGAAATGTGTACGCGGCATTACCTTCCAGCCCGTAGAGATTGCCGGAAGGAACAGGGCAGATTCACCATATGAGAAAATAACCCTTACCGAAGTCCGGCAGGAAATTTTAAACCAGTTCCCATTGCTTAACAGCGATGATATCATTCCGGTGCCGTGTAATCCCGATGCACTCGCGATGGGCTATATCCTGAAGCTGGAAGGAGAAACCATTCCGCTGACCCGGTATATTAATCCTGCGGATCTGCTGAATAACGAAACCCGGAATACCATTGTTTACGAACAGGATACCGGACTGCAGATGCAGCTGCTGGATATTTTCAGTACCGGAATTTCAGTGGATAAGGTGCAGCCCAAAGTCAATCAGTTGCTGTGCTGCCTCCCGGAAGTCTGTGCTCCTGACCTTGATTATGACAACCTGTTCAGGATCATCATTATGAATTTTATGGATGCCCATGATTTTGACGTGCGGGCCGTAAAGAAATCCTGTGTCCATATTGTGAATAAAGACCTGAAACTGATCCCTTTTGAAACGATGAATCTCTTTTACAGGGATGATAAAATCAAATACCTGGAAGAACTCAGAAAAGAAGATAAAGTATTATTCTGA
- a CDS encoding GNAT family N-acetyltransferase — translation MYSKLDSPVYHALNEFHEKFCLHFGDTKFYTPEVAAFGGSAHVSGEKDITAYAKSCDDFLIFGAKPKTDQSLSRLVCDQYVLEKMITLDYTEEIIQLKEEHYEELLAFIAKFYPYYFKNRTPELGRYFGIFKEGILVAVTGERMQMNDMTELSAVITDTGYLGKGYAKQLVAHVSGKIQEDNKTPFLHVAESNAGAIKLYEKLGFSHRGKIDVWGIKR, via the coding sequence ATGTACAGTAAATTAGACAGTCCTGTATATCACGCTCTTAATGAATTCCACGAAAAGTTTTGCTTACACTTCGGGGATACTAAATTCTATACCCCCGAAGTAGCCGCCTTTGGTGGTTCGGCACATGTTTCGGGAGAGAAAGACATCACAGCCTATGCAAAATCCTGTGATGACTTTCTCATCTTCGGAGCAAAACCTAAGACAGATCAAAGCCTTTCCCGTTTAGTCTGTGACCAGTATGTCCTGGAAAAGATGATAACGCTGGACTACACGGAAGAAATCATTCAGCTTAAGGAAGAACATTACGAAGAGCTTCTTGCTTTTATTGCGAAGTTTTATCCGTATTATTTTAAAAACAGGACCCCTGAACTAGGACGGTATTTTGGTATTTTTAAGGAGGGTATACTGGTTGCCGTTACCGGTGAGAGGATGCAGATGAATGACATGACGGAACTGAGCGCCGTAATCACTGATACCGGTTATCTTGGTAAGGGATATGCCAAACAGCTTGTAGCCCATGTTTCAGGAAAAATACAGGAAGATAACAAAACGCCTTTTCTGCATGTTGCCGAAAGCAATGCAGGCGCCATAAAGCTTTATGAAAAGCTTGGGTTCAGCCACCGCGGCAAAATAGACGTATGGGGTATTAAAAGGTAA
- a CDS encoding prolipoprotein diacylglyceryl transferase — protein MDFPVTFHIFGKSILAHPLFEAVGMFVGMRYYFYLKRKSPEKLSFNTSAAVLIGATAGALIGSKLIGNLENPFILFSEKFSLARFWSNNTIVGGLAFGLAGVELAKKIVGHRESTGDLIVFPLMLAIIIGRIGCFLTGIYEETYGIPTRFIFGMHLGDQYLRHPVALYEIAFLIMLWIFLKKIQNSRKYVSGFVFQLFMVAYFMFRFCLDFIKPRVELVWSLGTIQLVCLCVIIYYIFKIKDTKSVHSHQISNI, from the coding sequence ATGGATTTTCCTGTCACCTTTCATATATTCGGTAAAAGCATCCTGGCGCATCCCCTGTTTGAAGCGGTGGGCATGTTTGTTGGCATGCGGTATTATTTTTATCTTAAAAGGAAGTCGCCGGAAAAGCTGTCTTTCAATACTTCGGCTGCCGTACTGATCGGTGCTACAGCAGGAGCATTGATCGGATCGAAACTGATCGGGAACTTGGAAAATCCCTTCATCCTGTTTTCTGAAAAGTTCAGCCTGGCCCGTTTCTGGTCGAATAATACCATTGTAGGGGGATTGGCTTTCGGGTTAGCCGGGGTAGAGCTGGCGAAAAAAATTGTCGGTCACAGGGAAAGCACGGGCGACCTGATTGTCTTTCCCCTGATGCTGGCGATAATCATCGGGAGGATTGGGTGTTTCCTGACCGGGATTTATGAAGAAACCTATGGGATCCCGACCCGATTCATTTTCGGTATGCATTTGGGAGATCAGTACCTGAGGCATCCGGTTGCCTTATATGAAATTGCATTTTTAATCATGCTCTGGATTTTCCTGAAAAAAATTCAGAACAGCCGGAAATATGTTTCCGGATTTGTTTTTCAGCTGTTTATGGTGGCTTATTTCATGTTCAGGTTCTGCCTGGATTTTATTAAGCCGAGAGTGGAACTTGTTTGGAGCCTGGGAACGATCCAGCTGGTCTGCCTTTGTGTGATCATTTATTATATTTTTAAAATAAAAGATACAAAATCCGTACATTCACATCAAATATCCAACATATGA
- a CDS encoding bifunctional UDP-N-acetylmuramoyl-tripeptide:D-alanyl-D-alanine ligase/alanine racemase, whose translation MNYTVQEISAITQSRSIGNKKLIVRNIAFDSRTIYSIQDTAFIAINTHKNSGEKFIESAVDRGIQVIISEHHYPRFDQVTWIIVENAVDFLQRLAAHHFGHAHIKSIGITGSNGKTILKEWLYQCLWNEFSTVKSPKSFNSQIGLPLSLLQINDTHELGIFEAGISKPGEMQKLEHIFHPQIGLLTHMGNAHAANFRSEQQLIEEKIILFKNSEVIIYNGDNILTDKKIKDLYSGRKLISYGLSTANDVFLKKNVKDEDIIVQYFQEEISFPAHQRDEATLTNAMALITVLKELNLDHAKIVEKINALRSVEMRLEAIEGIKGNIVINDSFNLDLDSLKTALQFLKEYNKPQKSLVLTDIVGVNSNSEELYTEVADLVNEQHFNTVFLIGEEITSFSHLLTPETFTFNNTQELIDSKRLTEINNQIILLKGARKFGIERLKDILELRKHDTVLEVNLNAILHNINYHKSLLNPGTRMMAMVKANAYGLGSYEIAEFLQHHHIDYLGVAYADEGVELRKKGITAPIIVMNPEQHSYEAIIEYSLEPEIYSLRVLELFNDAVQKAGYDERYPIHIKLETGMNRLGFKEADLAPLLEALRHKNLRVESIFSHLSSSDIPSEKEFTLRQMAVFRKNSDILIKNLGYQPIRHILNSSGITEYPDYQYDMVRIGIGMLGESQNSDIKKQLRPVVSFKTVISQISQVQEGESVGYSRKYKADHPTRIATIPVGYADGIPRLIGNQVGKVGIGKKLAPIVGNICMDMMMINIDGIPHVKEGDPVILFNGQPSLKEFAGYCNTITYEVLTSISPRVKRIYIKD comes from the coding sequence ATGAATTATACAGTACAGGAAATATCAGCCATTACCCAATCCAGATCCATTGGAAATAAAAAACTGATCGTCAGAAACATCGCTTTTGACAGCAGGACCATTTATTCCATCCAGGATACAGCATTCATTGCCATCAATACCCATAAAAATTCCGGTGAGAAATTCATTGAGTCTGCTGTAGATAGGGGGATACAGGTCATTATTTCTGAGCACCATTATCCCCGGTTCGATCAGGTCACCTGGATCATTGTAGAGAATGCCGTTGATTTCCTCCAGCGGCTGGCCGCCCATCATTTCGGACATGCGCATATCAAATCCATCGGAATCACGGGAAGCAACGGAAAAACCATTCTGAAAGAATGGCTGTACCAATGCCTCTGGAATGAATTCTCAACCGTCAAGAGCCCGAAAAGCTTCAACTCCCAGATCGGGCTGCCGCTGTCTTTATTGCAGATCAATGATACTCATGAGCTGGGTATCTTTGAAGCAGGGATTTCAAAACCGGGAGAGATGCAGAAGCTGGAACATATATTCCATCCGCAGATCGGTCTCCTTACGCATATGGGGAATGCCCATGCAGCCAACTTCCGCTCTGAACAGCAGCTTATCGAAGAAAAGATCATCCTGTTTAAAAATTCAGAGGTGATCATTTACAACGGAGACAATATCCTCACAGACAAAAAGATAAAAGACCTTTATTCAGGCAGGAAATTAATATCCTATGGGCTCAGCACTGCCAATGATGTGTTCCTTAAAAAGAATGTGAAAGATGAAGATATCATCGTTCAGTATTTTCAAGAGGAGATCAGTTTTCCTGCCCATCAGAGGGATGAAGCGACCCTCACCAATGCCATGGCGCTGATTACAGTGCTGAAAGAGCTGAATCTGGATCATGCAAAGATTGTCGAGAAGATCAATGCATTAAGATCGGTGGAAATGAGGCTGGAAGCCATTGAAGGCATAAAGGGCAATATCGTGATCAATGACTCTTTCAATCTTGATCTCGATTCCCTGAAAACAGCCCTTCAATTTCTGAAGGAATATAACAAACCTCAGAAGTCCCTTGTACTGACGGATATCGTAGGTGTTAATTCTAATTCTGAGGAGCTGTATACCGAAGTTGCAGACCTGGTCAATGAACAGCACTTCAATACGGTCTTCCTGATCGGTGAAGAAATTACTTCGTTCAGCCATTTATTAACTCCTGAAACATTTACTTTCAATAATACTCAGGAATTAATTGACAGCAAACGACTTACAGAAATCAATAACCAGATCATCCTGCTGAAAGGGGCAAGGAAATTTGGTATTGAAAGGCTTAAAGATATTCTTGAACTCAGAAAACATGATACGGTACTTGAGGTTAACCTCAATGCCATCCTTCATAACATCAATTACCATAAATCGCTCCTGAATCCCGGGACCAGGATGATGGCTATGGTGAAAGCCAACGCTTACGGGCTGGGAAGCTACGAGATTGCTGAGTTCCTGCAACACCATCATATCGACTACCTGGGAGTCGCATATGCAGATGAAGGTGTCGAGCTCCGTAAAAAAGGAATTACAGCGCCCATCATCGTCATGAATCCTGAACAACACAGCTATGAAGCAATTATTGAATACAGCCTTGAACCGGAAATTTACAGCCTGAGAGTATTGGAGCTTTTTAACGATGCGGTTCAGAAGGCCGGTTATGATGAACGCTACCCTATCCATATCAAACTGGAAACCGGTATGAACAGGCTTGGCTTCAAAGAAGCTGATCTTGCACCGTTGCTCGAGGCACTCCGGCATAAAAATCTCCGGGTGGAAAGTATTTTCAGCCACTTATCATCCTCCGATATACCTTCTGAAAAAGAGTTTACGCTCCGGCAGATGGCTGTTTTCAGGAAAAACTCCGATATACTGATTAAAAACTTAGGCTACCAACCGATACGGCATATCCTCAATTCATCCGGAATTACAGAATATCCGGATTACCAGTATGACATGGTAAGGATCGGAATCGGAATGCTGGGAGAATCACAAAATAGTGATATAAAAAAACAGCTTCGTCCGGTAGTAAGCTTTAAAACGGTTATCTCACAAATTTCCCAGGTACAGGAAGGAGAATCTGTAGGCTACAGCAGGAAATATAAAGCCGATCATCCCACCAGGATTGCAACCATTCCGGTAGGCTATGCGGACGGGATTCCGCGCCTCATCGGAAATCAGGTCGGTAAAGTGGGAATAGGCAAAAAGCTGGCTCCCATCGTAGGCAATATATGCATGGATATGATGATGATTAACATCGACGGTATCCCGCATGTAAAGGAAGGCGACCCCGTAATCCTGTTCAATGGTCAGCCAAGCCTTAAAGAATTCGCAGGCTACTGCAACACTATCACCTATGAAGTATTAACATCCATCTCGCCACGGGTGAAACGGATTTATATAAAAGACTAA
- the surE gene encoding 5'/3'-nucleotidase SurE, which yields MEKPLILVTNDDGITAPGIRNLVSFMNEIGDVIVVAPNSPQSGKGHAITINSTLSYEEVHLDGPQKDFSCSGTPVDCVKMALDKILPRRPDIVVSGINHGANSSINVIYSGTMSAAVEGGVEGLPSIGFSLLDFSWEADFTQAKEYIQNIVKRVLEQPMPKGIVLNVNIPKLSKEEIKGVKVCKQAHAKWEESFDERVNPHGKKYYWLTGYFNNMDESEDADETALANGYISIVPVKFDLTAYEYMNTLSEVMKFDHVQ from the coding sequence ATGGAAAAACCACTAATTCTGGTTACTAATGATGACGGCATTACAGCACCGGGCATCAGAAATCTTGTGAGTTTTATGAACGAAATCGGTGACGTGATCGTAGTTGCCCCTAATTCACCGCAGAGCGGAAAAGGCCATGCGATCACCATTAATTCTACGCTGAGCTATGAGGAAGTCCACCTGGATGGTCCGCAAAAAGACTTTTCATGCAGCGGAACTCCCGTAGACTGTGTAAAAATGGCATTGGATAAAATCCTGCCGAGAAGGCCGGATATTGTCGTTTCCGGGATCAACCACGGCGCCAACTCCTCTATCAATGTTATCTATTCCGGGACTATGTCTGCTGCTGTAGAGGGCGGTGTGGAAGGGCTGCCTTCCATTGGATTCTCTCTGCTGGATTTCAGCTGGGAAGCCGATTTTACCCAGGCAAAGGAATACATACAGAATATTGTAAAAAGAGTCCTTGAGCAGCCGATGCCGAAAGGAATCGTCCTGAACGTCAATATTCCCAAACTTTCCAAAGAGGAGATCAAGGGAGTAAAAGTATGCAAGCAGGCCCATGCCAAATGGGAAGAAAGCTTTGATGAAAGGGTAAATCCGCACGGTAAAAAATACTACTGGCTTACCGGATACTTCAATAATATGGATGAATCTGAAGATGCCGATGAAACAGCATTGGCTAATGGCTACATTTCTATTGTTCCGGTAAAGTTCGATTTAACCGCATATGAATATATGAATACATTGAGTGAAGTAATGAAATTTGATCATGTACAGTAA
- a CDS encoding thymidine kinase encodes MFLENTINHSKQSGWMEVICGSMFSGKTEELIRRLRRAEMAGQNVEIFKPKMDIRYSEEDIVSHNQNKIRSTAVDYPGEILLLASNCDVVAIDEAQFFDDSIVDVANTLANGGIRVVIAGLDMDFLGRPFGPMPNLMATAEYVTKVHAICRRTGNLANYSMRTSQGNDLVELGETESYEAVSRRVFIDEVLSRQRTK; translated from the coding sequence ATGTTTTTAGAAAATACAATTAATCATTCCAAACAAAGCGGTTGGATGGAAGTTATTTGTGGCTCTATGTTTTCGGGGAAAACCGAAGAACTGATCCGGAGATTGCGGAGGGCAGAAATGGCAGGACAGAATGTAGAAATTTTTAAACCTAAAATGGATATCCGGTACTCTGAGGAAGACATAGTATCCCATAATCAGAATAAGATCCGCAGTACAGCAGTAGATTACCCGGGTGAAATCCTCCTGCTGGCTTCCAATTGTGATGTAGTGGCTATTGATGAAGCACAGTTTTTTGACGACAGCATCGTTGATGTAGCCAATACCCTCGCCAATGGCGGGATCAGAGTAGTGATTGCCGGACTGGATATGGATTTTCTGGGCCGTCCTTTCGGGCCGATGCCGAACCTGATGGCTACAGCAGAATACGTTACCAAGGTACACGCCATCTGCAGGAGGACCGGGAACCTGGCTAATTATTCCATGAGGACTTCCCAGGGAAATGACCTGGTAGAGCTGGGAGAAACGGAAAGCTATGAAGCGGTAAGCCGACGGGTTTTTATTGATGAAGTGCTTTCCAGGCAAAGAACAAAATAA
- a CDS encoding GMP reductase encodes MRIEYDIKLGFKDVMFRPKRSTLKSRSEVDLEREFTFLHTQKKWKGIPVIAANMDTVGTFEMAVELAKEKIITAVHKHYSPEEWDAFLDSQPESIYQYIALSTGTGNADKEKIRHILEKHPKIEFLCIDVANGYSEHFVDFVKAARSNFPDKIIIAGNVVTGEMVEELLLVGADIIKVGIGPGSVCTTRVKTGVGYPQLSAIIECSDAAHGLGGHIIADGGCKVPGDVAKAFGGGADFVMLGGMFAGHDESGGEIVEENGKKFRLFYGMSSKTAMDKHSGGVAEYRASEGKTVRVPYKGPVAGTVKDILGGVRSTCTYVGASKLKELSKRTTFIRVQEQENQVFKD; translated from the coding sequence ATGAGAATAGAATATGATATAAAGCTGGGATTCAAGGATGTGATGTTCCGTCCTAAACGGTCTACACTGAAATCCCGGTCTGAAGTGGATCTGGAACGTGAGTTTACTTTTCTCCATACCCAAAAGAAATGGAAAGGAATTCCGGTTATTGCGGCCAATATGGATACGGTAGGAACTTTTGAAATGGCAGTAGAGCTGGCAAAAGAGAAGATCATTACCGCAGTGCACAAACATTATTCCCCCGAAGAATGGGATGCATTCCTGGACAGCCAGCCGGAAAGCATTTATCAATATATTGCATTAAGCACAGGTACCGGCAACGCTGATAAAGAAAAAATCCGCCACATCCTCGAAAAGCACCCTAAAATCGAGTTTCTCTGCATTGATGTAGCCAATGGATACTCTGAACATTTTGTAGACTTTGTGAAGGCCGCAAGGAGTAATTTCCCCGATAAGATTATCATCGCCGGAAATGTGGTAACCGGGGAAATGGTGGAGGAATTGTTACTGGTGGGTGCCGATATCATCAAAGTAGGCATCGGGCCGGGATCGGTATGTACCACACGTGTAAAAACAGGCGTAGGCTATCCGCAGTTGTCGGCCATCATTGAATGTTCAGACGCTGCCCATGGATTGGGAGGCCATATCATAGCAGACGGAGGCTGCAAAGTTCCGGGTGATGTAGCCAAAGCTTTCGGCGGCGGTGCAGATTTTGTAATGCTGGGCGGCATGTTTGCCGGACACGATGAAAGCGGAGGCGAAATAGTGGAGGAAAACGGCAAAAAATTCCGGTTATTTTATGGAATGAGCTCCAAAACAGCCATGGATAAGCATTCGGGAGGAGTCGCAGAATACAGGGCTTCTGAAGGCAAAACCGTCAGGGTACCCTACAAAGGTCCGGTTGCCGGAACGGTAAAGGATATCCTGGGCGGGGTACGTTCCACATGCACTTATGTAGGCGCTTCAAAATTAAAGGAACTGTCTAAGCGCACAACATTCATCAGAGTCCAGGAACAGGAAAACCAGGTATTCAAAGATTAA